In one Diabrotica virgifera virgifera chromosome 5, PGI_DIABVI_V3a genomic region, the following are encoded:
- the LOC114334908 gene encoding uncharacterized protein LOC114334908 — MKTLSKKNLRYECCPEKDFYPGRISQEYELLGRKCTCIFLSVATIGILASYVPPTLVALQYDENDPDSYIPDYMPYRAWMPFKIDVSTKSYLLAVLYEAIPLYSFAYSIIATDCLFINIINNITMHLRTIRGAMTSIRERTVKKINGPDLTPDGLYNSKELNEKMKQEMNKIIQHLQEVYRVSEDLETVHTGVTLAQIFSTLFIICSCLYLVSTAEEVPDSIFQCDWLTADKDFKNSCLYTMVRAGRPLVFTAGKFVPLTFGTYVSVMKAAYSTFAVIKNTSK; from the exons ATGAAGACTCTATCCAAAAAAAACCTTCGTTACGAATGCTGTCCTGAAAAGGATTTCTATCCCGGGAGGATATCACAAGAGTACGAACTCCTTGGCAGAAAATGTACCTGTATATTTTTGTCAGTAGCTACCATTGGCATCCTAGCGTCGTATGTTCCTCCGACGCTGGTTGCACTACAGTACGATGAAAATGATCCTGATAGTTATATACCTGATTATATGCCTTATAGAGCTTGGATGCCATTCAAGATCGATGTTAGTACTAAGTCGTATCTGCTAGCTGTGTTGTATGAGGCAATTCCCTTGTATTCCTTTGCTTACag CATAATCGCTACTGACTGCCTGTTTATCAACATCATTAACAATATAACAATGCATTTGAGGACTATCCGAGGGGCTATGACTTCCATCCGAGAAAGAACTGTAAAAAAGATTAATGGTCCGGACTTAACTCCTGATGGTCTGTACAATTCAAAGGAACTAAATGAAAAGATGaaacaagaaatgaataaaaTTATTCAACACTTGCAGGAAGTTTATCG GGTATCTGAAGATTTAGAAACCGTGCATACTGGTGTTACATTAGCTCAGATATTCTCtacattatttattatttgttcTTGTTTATATCTAGTGTCAACG gcTGAGGAAGTACCAGATTCCATTTTTCAATGTGACTGGTTAACAGCTGATAAAGATTTTAAGAATTCTTGCCTTTACACAATGGTGAGAGCTGGAAGACCATTGGTTTTTACCGCTGGAAAATTTGTACCACTTACTTTCGGTACATACGTTTCT GTGATGAAAGCAGCATATTCAACGTTTGCAGTGATCAAGAATACAAGTAAATAA